The Agromyces marinus genome window below encodes:
- the hisH gene encoding imidazole glycerol phosphate synthase subunit HisH: protein MSGARRVAVLDYGSGNVHSAVKALERAGAEVELTADRRTILEADGLLVPGVGAFAAVMEGLRSVRGDELVDRRLAGGRPVLGICVGMQVMFEHGVERGVDTEGLGEWPGSVTELPADVLPHMGWNTVQPDAGSVLFDGLADERFYFVHSYAAREWHLDVIPPFPQPALTWSEHGGRFLAAVENGPLSATQFHPEKSGDAGIRLLANWIRSLG, encoded by the coding sequence GTGAGCGGTGCGCGCCGAGTCGCCGTGCTCGACTACGGTTCGGGCAACGTCCACTCGGCCGTCAAGGCGCTCGAACGCGCCGGCGCCGAGGTCGAACTGACCGCGGACCGCCGAACGATCTTGGAGGCCGACGGGCTCCTCGTGCCCGGTGTCGGCGCCTTCGCTGCTGTCATGGAGGGCCTTCGCTCGGTGCGCGGCGATGAACTCGTCGACCGGCGCCTCGCCGGAGGGCGGCCGGTGCTCGGCATCTGCGTGGGCATGCAGGTCATGTTCGAGCACGGGGTCGAGCGCGGCGTCGACACCGAGGGTCTCGGCGAGTGGCCGGGATCGGTCACCGAGCTGCCGGCCGACGTGCTGCCGCACATGGGCTGGAACACCGTGCAGCCGGATGCCGGTTCGGTCCTGTTCGACGGGCTCGCCGACGAGCGGTTCTACTTCGTGCACTCCTACGCGGCCCGGGAATGGCACCTCGACGTCATCCCGCCGTTCCCGCAGCCCGCGCTGACCTGGTCCGAGCACGGCGGCCGGTTCCTCGCAGCCGTCGAGAACGGCCCGCTGTCGGCGACCCAGTTCCACCCCGAGAAGTCGGGGGATGCCGGCATCCGCCTGCTCGCGAACTGGATCCGTTCGCTCGGGTGA
- the priA gene encoding bifunctional 1-(5-phosphoribosyl)-5-((5-phosphoribosylamino)methylideneamino)imidazole-4-carboxamide isomerase/phosphoribosylanthranilate isomerase PriA, with amino-acid sequence MSEFNKTPRLVLLPAVDVAGGKAVRLTQGEAGTETNYGDPVDAAADWADQGAEWIHLVDLDAAFGRGSNAGILKKVIRQVRGVNVELSGGIRDDASLENALEIGAKRINLGTAALENPEWAASVIAQYGEAIAIGLDVRGTTLAARGWTKDGGDLWQVMDRLEEAGAARYVVTDVTKDGTLQGPNIELLQRIMERTRRPVIASGGVASLDDIAALRELVPHGLEGAIIGKALYAGAFTLPEALDVASH; translated from the coding sequence ATGAGTGAGTTCAACAAGACCCCCCGTCTGGTGCTGCTTCCGGCAGTCGACGTGGCGGGCGGCAAGGCGGTCCGCCTGACCCAGGGCGAAGCCGGCACCGAGACGAACTACGGCGACCCGGTCGACGCGGCCGCCGACTGGGCCGACCAGGGCGCGGAGTGGATCCACCTCGTCGACCTCGACGCGGCGTTCGGCCGTGGGTCGAACGCGGGGATCCTGAAGAAGGTCATCCGGCAGGTGCGGGGTGTGAACGTCGAGCTCTCCGGCGGCATCCGCGACGATGCGTCGCTCGAGAACGCCCTCGAGATCGGCGCGAAGCGCATCAACCTCGGCACGGCCGCCCTCGAGAACCCGGAGTGGGCGGCATCCGTCATCGCCCAGTACGGCGAGGCGATCGCCATCGGCCTCGACGTGCGCGGCACGACGCTCGCCGCGCGCGGCTGGACGAAGGACGGCGGCGACCTCTGGCAGGTCATGGACCGGCTCGAGGAGGCGGGCGCTGCGCGCTACGTCGTCACCGACGTGACGAAGGACGGCACGCTGCAGGGGCCGAACATCGAGCTGTTGCAGCGCATCATGGAGCGCACGCGCCGCCCGGTGATCGCCTCGGGCGGCGTCGCGAGCCTCGACGACATCGCGGCGCTGCGCGAGCTCGTTCCGCACGGCCTCGAGGGCGCGATCATCGGCAAGGCCCTGTACGCGGGTGCGTTCACGCTGCCCGAGGCGCTGGATGTCGCTTCCCACTGA
- the hisB gene encoding imidazoleglycerol-phosphate dehydratase HisB → MSTTERPSRTARVQRETSESSIDLSIDLDGTGASDIETSVPFYDHLLTAFAKHSLTDLTVRARGDIEIDVHHTVEDVGIVLGTAIRQALGDKRGISRYGDALVPLDEALAQAVVDISGRPYLVHTGEPAGFEFHLIGGHFTGSMVRHVFEAITHNAGLTVHIDVRGGRDPHHIAEAEFKAFARAFRQAKAFDPLVRGVPSTKGAL, encoded by the coding sequence ATGAGCACCACCGAACGCCCATCGCGCACCGCGCGCGTCCAGCGCGAGACCAGCGAATCGAGCATCGACCTGTCGATCGACCTCGACGGCACGGGCGCGAGCGACATCGAGACGAGCGTGCCGTTCTACGACCACCTCCTCACCGCGTTCGCGAAGCACTCGCTCACCGACCTCACCGTGCGCGCGCGCGGCGACATCGAGATCGACGTGCACCACACCGTCGAGGACGTCGGCATCGTCCTCGGCACGGCGATCCGACAGGCGCTCGGCGACAAGCGCGGCATCTCGCGCTACGGCGACGCGCTCGTGCCGCTCGACGAGGCGCTCGCGCAGGCCGTGGTCGACATCTCCGGGCGCCCCTACCTCGTGCACACGGGCGAGCCGGCCGGGTTCGAGTTCCACCTCATCGGCGGCCACTTCACCGGATCGATGGTGCGGCACGTGTTCGAGGCGATCACCCACAACGCCGGGCTCACGGTCCACATCGACGTGCGCGGCGGCCGCGACCCGCACCACATCGCCGAAGCCGAGTTCAAGGCGTTCGCCCGGGCCTTCCGCCAGGCGAAGGCGTTCGATCCGCTCGTGCGCGGCGTTCCGTCGACCAAGGGCGCGCTGTGA
- a CDS encoding SseB family protein produces the protein MSLPTDPTADSAGRPWAGRSFQPNPHAADDGLMPSGLGDALARFRAGESGQADVVAAFGPARLLIPLLAELGDGGTEVGAHGHAIEKSQELSIVTVEGPDGRRVLPVFGSVEAMTAWNPAARPVPADGVRVALAAADDATELVVLDPGSATEFVLRRPAVWAVAQSRPWHPPFESEAVRAAFERSIGGELAVLGVELAPGDPTARLRGPELVVRLTLVAGLTRQELDATTARLARRWAADDVIATGVDSLAVKLVGGDREPA, from the coding sequence ATGTCGCTTCCCACTGACCCTACGGCCGACTCGGCCGGCCGCCCGTGGGCGGGCCGGTCGTTCCAGCCCAACCCGCACGCAGCCGACGACGGGCTCATGCCCTCCGGGCTCGGTGACGCGCTCGCCCGCTTCCGGGCGGGCGAGTCCGGCCAGGCCGACGTCGTGGCCGCGTTCGGCCCGGCGCGCCTGCTGATCCCGCTGCTCGCCGAACTCGGCGACGGCGGCACCGAGGTCGGTGCGCACGGGCACGCGATCGAGAAGAGCCAGGAGCTCTCGATCGTCACGGTCGAAGGACCGGACGGGCGCCGCGTGCTGCCCGTGTTCGGCTCGGTCGAGGCGATGACGGCCTGGAACCCCGCCGCCCGCCCGGTGCCCGCGGACGGCGTGCGCGTCGCGCTCGCCGCGGCGGACGACGCGACCGAGCTCGTCGTGCTCGATCCCGGATCGGCGACCGAGTTCGTGCTGCGCAGGCCCGCGGTGTGGGCGGTGGCGCAGTCCAGGCCGTGGCATCCGCCGTTCGAGTCCGAAGCCGTTCGGGCCGCGTTCGAACGTTCGATCGGCGGCGAACTCGCGGTGCTCGGCGTCGAACTGGCACCGGGGGACCCCACCGCACGACTGCGGGGCCCGGAGCTCGTCGTGCGGCTGACGCTCGTGGCGGGACTGACCCGGCAGGAACTCGACGCCACGACCGCGCGCCTCGCGCGGCGCTGGGCCGCCGATGACGTGATCGCGACCGGGGTGGACTCGCTCGCGGTCAAGCTCGTCGGAGGCGACCGGGAGCCGGCCTGA